In Ailuropoda melanoleuca isolate Jingjing chromosome 4, ASM200744v2, whole genome shotgun sequence, the following proteins share a genomic window:
- the CARM1 gene encoding histone-arginine methyltransferase CARM1 isoform X3: MSGSGVRDEDVCVFKCSVSRETECSRVGKQSFIITLGCNSVLIQFATPNDFCSFYNILKTCRGHTLERSVFSERTEESSAVQYFQFYGYLSQQQNMMQDYVRTGTYQRAILQNHTDFKDKIVLDVGCGSGILSFFAAQAGARKIYAVEASTMAQHAEVLVKSNNLTERIVVIPGKVEEVSLPEQVDIIISEPMGYMLFNERMLESYLHAKKYLRPGGNMFPTIGDVHLAPFTDEQLYMEQFTKANFWYQPSFHGVDLSALRGAAVDEYFRQPVVDTFDIRILMAKSVKYTVNFLEAKEGDLHRIEIPFKFHMLHSGLVHGLAFWFDVAFIGSIMTVWLSTAPTEPLTHWYQVRCLFQSPLFAKAGDTLSGTCLLIANKRQSYDISIVAQVDQTGSKSSNLLDLKNPFFRYTGTTPSPPPGSHYTSPSENMWNTGSTYNLSSGMAVAGMPTAYDLSSVIAGGSSVGHNNLIPLANTGIVNHTHSRMGSIMSTGIVQGSSGAQGSSGGGSSAHYAVNSQFTMGGPAISMASPMSIPTNTVHYGS; encoded by the exons acgaagatgtgtgtgtgtttaagtgcTCGGTGTCCCGAGAGACGGAGTGTAGCCGCGTGGGCAAGCAGTCCTTCATCATCACCCTGGGCTGCAACAGCGTCCTCATCCAGTTCGCCACACCGAACG ATTTCTGTTCCTTCTATAACATCCTGAAAACCTGTCGGGGCCACACCCTGGAGCGGTCGGTGTTCAGCGAGCGCACAGAGGAGTCCTCTGCCGTGCAGTATTTCCAG TTCTATGGCTACCTGTCCCAGCAGCAGAACATGATGCAGGACTATGTGCGGACGGGCACCTACCAGCGCGCGATCCTGCAGAACCACACAGACTTCAAGGACAAG ATTGTTCTTGATGTCGGCTGTGGCTCTGGGATCCTCTCATTTTTCGCTGCCCAAGCTGGAGCGAGGAAGATCTACGCGGTGGAGGCCAGCACCATGGCCCAGCACGCAGAG GTCTTGGTGAAGAGTAACAACCTCACTGAGCGCATCGTGGTCATCCCCGGGAAGGTGGAGGAAGTCTCGCTCCCTGAGCAGGTGGACATCATCATCTCGGAGCCCATGGGCTACATGCTCTTCAATGAGCGCATGCTCGAGAGCTACCTCCATGCCAAGAAGTACCTGAGGCCCGGGG gaAACATGTTCCCCACCATTGGTGACGTCCATCTTGCACCCTTCACGGATGAACAGCTCTACATGGAGCAGTTCACCAAGGCCAACTTCTG GTACCAGCCATCCTTCCATGGAGTGGACCTGTCAGCCCTCCGAGGCGCTGCAGTGGACGAGTATTTCCGGCAGCCTGTGGTG GACACATTTGACATCCGGATCCTGATGGCCAAGTCTGTCAAGTACACAGTGAACTTCTTAGAAGCCAAAGAAGGAGATTTGCACAG GATAGAAATCCCATTCAAGTTCCACATGCTGCATTCCGGACTAGTTCACGGTCTGGCTTTCTGGTTTGACGTCGCCTTCATCGGCTCCAT AATGACAGTGTGGCTGTCCACGGCCCCGACGGAGCCCCTGACCCACTGGTACCAGGTCCGCTGCCTGTTCCAGTCACCACTGTTCGCCAAGGCCGGGGACACGCTCTCAGGGACATGTCTGCTTATTGCCAACAAAAG ACAGAGCTATGACATCAGTATTGTGGCCCAGGTAGACCAGACAGGCTCCAAATCCAGTAACCTCCTGGATCTGAAAAACCCTTTCTTCAG ATACACAGGCACGACGCCCTCGCCCCCGCCCGGCTCCCACTACACGTCCCCCTCGGAGAACATGTGGAACACGGGCAGCACCTACAACCTCAGCAGTGGGATGGCTGTGGCTG GGATGCCGACTGCCTACGACCTGAGCAGTGTTATTGCCGGCGGCTCAAGCGTGGGCCACAACAACCTGATTCCTTTAG CCAACACGGGGATTGTCAATCACACCCACTCCCGGATGGGCTCCATAATGAGCACGGGGATTGTCCAAG GGTCCTCCGGCGCCCAgggcagcagcggcggcggctcCAGCGCCCACTACGCAGTCAACAGCCAATTCACCATGGGCGGCCCCGCCATCTCCATGGCCTCCCCCATGTCCATCCCGACCAACACCGTGCACTACGGGAGCTAG
- the CARM1 gene encoding histone-arginine methyltransferase CARM1 isoform X1 codes for MFTGPGPALTAPAGLLLAAPSSLFSGRWGFQLLWTVPDEDVCVFKCSVSRETECSRVGKQSFIITLGCNSVLIQFATPNDFCSFYNILKTCRGHTLERSVFSERTEESSAVQYFQFYGYLSQQQNMMQDYVRTGTYQRAILQNHTDFKDKIVLDVGCGSGILSFFAAQAGARKIYAVEASTMAQHAEVLVKSNNLTERIVVIPGKVEEVSLPEQVDIIISEPMGYMLFNERMLESYLHAKKYLRPGGNMFPTIGDVHLAPFTDEQLYMEQFTKANFWYQPSFHGVDLSALRGAAVDEYFRQPVVDTFDIRILMAKSVKYTVNFLEAKEGDLHRIEIPFKFHMLHSGLVHGLAFWFDVAFIGSIMTVWLSTAPTEPLTHWYQVRCLFQSPLFAKAGDTLSGTCLLIANKRQSYDISIVAQVDQTGSKSSNLLDLKNPFFRYTGTTPSPPPGSHYTSPSENMWNTGSTYNLSSGMAVAGMPTAYDLSSVIAGGSSVGHNNLIPLANTGIVNHTHSRMGSIMSTGIVQGSSGAQGSSGGGSSAHYAVNSQFTMGGPAISMASPMSIPTNTVHYGS; via the exons ATGTTTACGGGGCCCGGGCCGGCTCTCACAGCACCTGCCGGCTTGCTCCTGGCTGCCCCTTCTTCCCTGTTCAGTGGGCGTTGGGGTTTTCAGCTGCTTTGGACAGTCCCAG acgaagatgtgtgtgtgtttaagtgcTCGGTGTCCCGAGAGACGGAGTGTAGCCGCGTGGGCAAGCAGTCCTTCATCATCACCCTGGGCTGCAACAGCGTCCTCATCCAGTTCGCCACACCGAACG ATTTCTGTTCCTTCTATAACATCCTGAAAACCTGTCGGGGCCACACCCTGGAGCGGTCGGTGTTCAGCGAGCGCACAGAGGAGTCCTCTGCCGTGCAGTATTTCCAG TTCTATGGCTACCTGTCCCAGCAGCAGAACATGATGCAGGACTATGTGCGGACGGGCACCTACCAGCGCGCGATCCTGCAGAACCACACAGACTTCAAGGACAAG ATTGTTCTTGATGTCGGCTGTGGCTCTGGGATCCTCTCATTTTTCGCTGCCCAAGCTGGAGCGAGGAAGATCTACGCGGTGGAGGCCAGCACCATGGCCCAGCACGCAGAG GTCTTGGTGAAGAGTAACAACCTCACTGAGCGCATCGTGGTCATCCCCGGGAAGGTGGAGGAAGTCTCGCTCCCTGAGCAGGTGGACATCATCATCTCGGAGCCCATGGGCTACATGCTCTTCAATGAGCGCATGCTCGAGAGCTACCTCCATGCCAAGAAGTACCTGAGGCCCGGGG gaAACATGTTCCCCACCATTGGTGACGTCCATCTTGCACCCTTCACGGATGAACAGCTCTACATGGAGCAGTTCACCAAGGCCAACTTCTG GTACCAGCCATCCTTCCATGGAGTGGACCTGTCAGCCCTCCGAGGCGCTGCAGTGGACGAGTATTTCCGGCAGCCTGTGGTG GACACATTTGACATCCGGATCCTGATGGCCAAGTCTGTCAAGTACACAGTGAACTTCTTAGAAGCCAAAGAAGGAGATTTGCACAG GATAGAAATCCCATTCAAGTTCCACATGCTGCATTCCGGACTAGTTCACGGTCTGGCTTTCTGGTTTGACGTCGCCTTCATCGGCTCCAT AATGACAGTGTGGCTGTCCACGGCCCCGACGGAGCCCCTGACCCACTGGTACCAGGTCCGCTGCCTGTTCCAGTCACCACTGTTCGCCAAGGCCGGGGACACGCTCTCAGGGACATGTCTGCTTATTGCCAACAAAAG ACAGAGCTATGACATCAGTATTGTGGCCCAGGTAGACCAGACAGGCTCCAAATCCAGTAACCTCCTGGATCTGAAAAACCCTTTCTTCAG ATACACAGGCACGACGCCCTCGCCCCCGCCCGGCTCCCACTACACGTCCCCCTCGGAGAACATGTGGAACACGGGCAGCACCTACAACCTCAGCAGTGGGATGGCTGTGGCTG GGATGCCGACTGCCTACGACCTGAGCAGTGTTATTGCCGGCGGCTCAAGCGTGGGCCACAACAACCTGATTCCTTTAG CCAACACGGGGATTGTCAATCACACCCACTCCCGGATGGGCTCCATAATGAGCACGGGGATTGTCCAAG GGTCCTCCGGCGCCCAgggcagcagcggcggcggctcCAGCGCCCACTACGCAGTCAACAGCCAATTCACCATGGGCGGCCCCGCCATCTCCATGGCCTCCCCCATGTCCATCCCGACCAACACCGTGCACTACGGGAGCTAG
- the CARM1 gene encoding histone-arginine methyltransferase CARM1 isoform X2, which translates to MFTGPGPALTAPAGLLLAAPSSLFSGRWGFQLLWTVPDEDVCVFKCSVSRETECSRVGKQSFIITLGCNSVLIQFATPNDFCSFYNILKTCRGHTLERSVFSERTEESSAVQYFQFYGYLSQQQNMMQDYVRTGTYQRAILQNHTDFKDKIVLDVGCGSGILSFFAAQAGARKIYAVEASTMAQHAEVLVKSNNLTERIVVIPGKVEEVSLPEQVDIIISEPMGYMLFNERMLESYLHAKKYLRPGGNMFPTIGDVHLAPFTDEQLYMEQFTKANFWYQPSFHGVDLSALRGAAVDEYFRQPVVDTFDIRILMAKSVKYTVNFLEAKEGDLHRIEIPFKFHMLHSGLVHGLAFWFDVAFIGSIMTVWLSTAPTEPLTHWYQVRCLFQSPLFAKAGDTLSGTCLLIANKRQSYDISIVAQVDQTGSKSSNLLDLKNPFFRYTGTTPSPPPGSHYTSPSENMWNTGSTYNLSSGMAVAGMPTAYDLSSVIAGGSSVGHNNLIPLGSSGAQGSSGGGSSAHYAVNSQFTMGGPAISMASPMSIPTNTVHYGS; encoded by the exons ATGTTTACGGGGCCCGGGCCGGCTCTCACAGCACCTGCCGGCTTGCTCCTGGCTGCCCCTTCTTCCCTGTTCAGTGGGCGTTGGGGTTTTCAGCTGCTTTGGACAGTCCCAG acgaagatgtgtgtgtgtttaagtgcTCGGTGTCCCGAGAGACGGAGTGTAGCCGCGTGGGCAAGCAGTCCTTCATCATCACCCTGGGCTGCAACAGCGTCCTCATCCAGTTCGCCACACCGAACG ATTTCTGTTCCTTCTATAACATCCTGAAAACCTGTCGGGGCCACACCCTGGAGCGGTCGGTGTTCAGCGAGCGCACAGAGGAGTCCTCTGCCGTGCAGTATTTCCAG TTCTATGGCTACCTGTCCCAGCAGCAGAACATGATGCAGGACTATGTGCGGACGGGCACCTACCAGCGCGCGATCCTGCAGAACCACACAGACTTCAAGGACAAG ATTGTTCTTGATGTCGGCTGTGGCTCTGGGATCCTCTCATTTTTCGCTGCCCAAGCTGGAGCGAGGAAGATCTACGCGGTGGAGGCCAGCACCATGGCCCAGCACGCAGAG GTCTTGGTGAAGAGTAACAACCTCACTGAGCGCATCGTGGTCATCCCCGGGAAGGTGGAGGAAGTCTCGCTCCCTGAGCAGGTGGACATCATCATCTCGGAGCCCATGGGCTACATGCTCTTCAATGAGCGCATGCTCGAGAGCTACCTCCATGCCAAGAAGTACCTGAGGCCCGGGG gaAACATGTTCCCCACCATTGGTGACGTCCATCTTGCACCCTTCACGGATGAACAGCTCTACATGGAGCAGTTCACCAAGGCCAACTTCTG GTACCAGCCATCCTTCCATGGAGTGGACCTGTCAGCCCTCCGAGGCGCTGCAGTGGACGAGTATTTCCGGCAGCCTGTGGTG GACACATTTGACATCCGGATCCTGATGGCCAAGTCTGTCAAGTACACAGTGAACTTCTTAGAAGCCAAAGAAGGAGATTTGCACAG GATAGAAATCCCATTCAAGTTCCACATGCTGCATTCCGGACTAGTTCACGGTCTGGCTTTCTGGTTTGACGTCGCCTTCATCGGCTCCAT AATGACAGTGTGGCTGTCCACGGCCCCGACGGAGCCCCTGACCCACTGGTACCAGGTCCGCTGCCTGTTCCAGTCACCACTGTTCGCCAAGGCCGGGGACACGCTCTCAGGGACATGTCTGCTTATTGCCAACAAAAG ACAGAGCTATGACATCAGTATTGTGGCCCAGGTAGACCAGACAGGCTCCAAATCCAGTAACCTCCTGGATCTGAAAAACCCTTTCTTCAG ATACACAGGCACGACGCCCTCGCCCCCGCCCGGCTCCCACTACACGTCCCCCTCGGAGAACATGTGGAACACGGGCAGCACCTACAACCTCAGCAGTGGGATGGCTGTGGCTG GGATGCCGACTGCCTACGACCTGAGCAGTGTTATTGCCGGCGGCTCAAGCGTGGGCCACAACAACCTGATTCCTTTAG GGTCCTCCGGCGCCCAgggcagcagcggcggcggctcCAGCGCCCACTACGCAGTCAACAGCCAATTCACCATGGGCGGCCCCGCCATCTCCATGGCCTCCCCCATGTCCATCCCGACCAACACCGTGCACTACGGGAGCTAG